A single genomic interval of Microbacterium sp. LWO14-1.2 harbors:
- the hisD gene encoding histidinol dehydrogenase, with the protein MRTIDLRGRELSPADMLAAVPRAAQARAEALDTAARIVDDVRERGEAALREQAERFDRVTGHDLRVPASHIDEALSGLEPEVRAALEEAIRRVRTASEAQIPAPQVTRIGPGATITQRWQPVQRVGVYIPGGKAVYPSSVIMNVVPAQVAGVAQIALASPPQSDQDGRIHPTILAAAALLGVTEVYAMGGAGAIGAFAHGVAGIGLDPVDVVSGPGNNYVASAKRAVAGVVGTDSEAGATEILVVADAEADARLIAADLVSQAEHDEQASAVLVTDSDELAGAVAKEVERQAAATRHATRVAAALSGPQSAIVLVDDRAMATAFSNAYAPEHLELHLSDAETASDSFTSAGAVFVGDQTPVSLGDYMAGSNHVLPTGGQARYAPGLGAYTFLRPQQVISYDRDALAAVRAGVVALANTEVLPAHGEAIEARFTA; encoded by the coding sequence TTGCGCACGATCGATCTGCGGGGGCGCGAGCTCTCGCCCGCCGACATGCTCGCCGCCGTTCCGCGCGCCGCGCAGGCCAGGGCCGAAGCCCTCGACACCGCCGCCCGTATCGTCGACGACGTTCGCGAACGCGGTGAGGCGGCGCTCCGCGAGCAGGCAGAGCGGTTCGACCGCGTGACCGGACACGACCTCCGGGTACCTGCCTCGCACATCGACGAGGCGCTGTCGGGACTCGAGCCCGAGGTGCGGGCTGCCCTGGAAGAGGCGATCCGCCGGGTCCGCACGGCCTCCGAGGCTCAGATCCCGGCGCCTCAGGTCACGCGGATCGGGCCGGGGGCGACCATCACGCAGCGGTGGCAGCCGGTGCAGCGGGTCGGCGTCTACATCCCCGGCGGCAAGGCGGTGTATCCGTCGAGCGTCATCATGAACGTCGTGCCCGCGCAGGTGGCGGGCGTGGCACAGATCGCGCTCGCGTCGCCGCCCCAGAGCGATCAGGACGGTCGTATCCACCCGACGATCCTCGCGGCCGCGGCGCTCCTCGGCGTGACCGAGGTCTACGCGATGGGGGGAGCAGGGGCGATCGGCGCCTTCGCTCACGGCGTCGCAGGAATCGGACTCGACCCCGTCGACGTCGTGTCGGGCCCCGGCAACAACTACGTCGCCTCCGCGAAGCGCGCTGTCGCGGGCGTCGTCGGAACCGACTCGGAGGCGGGCGCGACCGAGATCCTCGTCGTCGCCGACGCCGAGGCCGATGCACGCCTCATCGCCGCCGACCTCGTGAGCCAGGCCGAGCACGATGAGCAGGCTTCAGCGGTCCTCGTCACCGATTCCGATGAACTCGCCGGAGCCGTGGCGAAGGAGGTCGAGCGGCAGGCGGCAGCGACGCGTCACGCGACGAGGGTCGCCGCCGCGCTCTCCGGTCCGCAGTCGGCGATCGTGCTGGTCGACGACCGCGCGATGGCCACCGCGTTCAGCAACGCGTACGCCCCCGAGCACCTCGAACTCCACCTGTCGGACGCCGAGACCGCGTCGGACTCGTTCACCAGCGCGGGCGCCGTCTTCGTCGGCGATCAGACACCGGTGAGCCTCGGCGACTACATGGCGGGCAGCAACCACGTGCTCCCGACCGGCGGTCAGGCGCGCTACGCACCCGGGCTCGGGGCCTACACGTTCCTTCGTCCGCAGCAGGTCATCTCCTACGATCGCGACGCCCTCGCAGCGGTGCGTGCGGGCGTCGTCGCGCTCGCGAACACCGAGGTGCTGCCTGCGCACGGCGAGGCGATCGAGGCGCGGTTCACCGCGTAG
- the nrdR gene encoding transcriptional regulator NrdR: MHCPFCRHPDSRVIDSRTSDDGLSIRRRRQCPECGGRFTTTETASLNVIKRSGVMEPFSREKVISGVRKACQGRPVTEADLAILAQRVEEAVRQTGVSQLDTNEIGLAILGPLRDLDEVAYLRFASVYQAFDSLDDFESAITDLRADHAKREPVDR, translated from the coding sequence ATGCACTGCCCCTTCTGCCGTCACCCCGACTCGCGCGTGATCGATTCGCGCACCAGCGACGACGGACTCTCCATCCGCCGCCGTCGTCAGTGCCCTGAATGCGGGGGACGCTTCACGACGACGGAGACGGCGAGCCTCAACGTCATCAAGCGCTCCGGCGTCATGGAGCCGTTCAGTCGTGAGAAGGTCATCTCGGGCGTCCGCAAGGCGTGCCAGGGGCGCCCCGTCACCGAGGCCGATCTGGCGATCCTCGCTCAGCGCGTCGAGGAGGCCGTGCGGCAGACGGGGGTCTCGCAGCTCGACACCAACGAGATCGGCCTCGCGATCCTCGGCCCGCTCCGCGACCTCGACGAGGTCGCGTACCTGCGGTTCGCCAGCGTGTACCAGGCCTTCGACTCTCTCGACGACTTCGAGAGCGCCATCACCGACCTCCGCGCCGACCACGCGAAGCGGGAGCCGGTCGACCGGTAA
- a CDS encoding quinone-dependent dihydroorotate dehydrogenase encodes MYPLLFRAVLSRFDPEFAHHAGMAVIRVLGVPPFARVTRAFTKPDPSLRVDALGLTFPSPFGVAAGFDKNAVGVRGLAALGFGHVEVGTVTAIPQEGNPKPRLFRLVADRAVINRMGFNNRGADAAARRLARLRRGAPDTVIGVNIGKSRVVDVDDATDDYVASATRLAPLADYLAVNVSSPNTPGLRGLQAVETLAPLLRAVKDASGSTPLLVKIAPDLPDDEIAAIAGMAVAEGLAGIIAHNTTISRDGLLTDDATVEAAGAGGLSGAPLKERSLQVLRVVRAAVPTDFCVIAVGGVETPEDVQERLDAGATLVQGYTAFLYRGPFWGREINRGLLRLRRG; translated from the coding sequence ATGTATCCGCTGCTCTTCCGCGCCGTCCTGTCGCGCTTCGACCCCGAGTTCGCCCATCACGCCGGCATGGCGGTGATCCGCGTGCTCGGGGTGCCGCCGTTCGCCCGTGTCACCCGTGCGTTCACGAAGCCCGACCCGTCTCTGCGGGTCGACGCTCTCGGACTGACATTCCCGTCGCCGTTCGGCGTCGCCGCGGGGTTCGACAAGAACGCCGTCGGTGTGCGCGGACTCGCAGCTCTCGGTTTCGGCCACGTCGAGGTCGGCACCGTGACCGCCATCCCGCAGGAGGGCAACCCGAAGCCGCGCCTGTTCCGTCTCGTGGCCGACCGGGCCGTCATCAACCGCATGGGTTTCAACAACAGGGGAGCGGATGCCGCTGCTCGGCGTCTCGCGCGTCTGCGCCGCGGAGCCCCGGACACGGTGATCGGCGTCAACATCGGCAAGAGCCGCGTCGTCGACGTCGATGACGCGACCGACGACTACGTCGCGTCCGCCACCCGGCTCGCGCCGCTCGCCGACTACCTGGCGGTGAACGTGTCGTCGCCGAACACGCCCGGGCTCCGCGGACTCCAGGCCGTTGAGACGCTCGCTCCGCTGCTCCGCGCCGTGAAGGACGCGTCCGGGTCGACCCCGTTGCTCGTCAAGATCGCGCCGGACCTCCCGGACGACGAGATCGCGGCGATCGCCGGGATGGCCGTCGCGGAGGGGCTCGCGGGGATCATCGCGCACAACACCACGATCAGCCGGGACGGATTGCTCACCGACGACGCGACGGTCGAGGCGGCTGGCGCGGGCGGGCTCTCCGGGGCCCCGCTCAAGGAGCGGTCGCTGCAGGTGCTGCGCGTCGTGCGCGCTGCCGTACCGACGGACTTCTGCGTGATCGCCGTCGGAGGAGTGGAGACGCCTGAGGACGTCCAGGAGCGTCTCGACGCCGGCGCGACCCTGGTCCAGGGGTACACCGCGTTCCTCTACCGCGGACCCTTCTGGGGGCGGGAGATCAATCGCGGCCTGCTGCGGCTGCGGCGAGGCTGA
- a CDS encoding DUF3043 domain-containing protein produces MATSPASPPTNDDAADKPAAGKGRATPTRAEQEAARRRPLVANTKEAKAAARAELNERRARAQAGLAAGDEKYLPARDKGPQRRWVRDYVDAGWHPAEFVMGVMVLVILISLLPPNLAIGGFAIAGWAYLVMMAYLVLAIGGMVFLAIRVKRKVSAKFGAERMERGLGWYAAMRSLQMRFMRLPKAQVKRGQYPA; encoded by the coding sequence GTGGCCACTTCCCCCGCATCCCCTCCGACGAACGACGACGCCGCCGACAAGCCCGCCGCGGGCAAGGGACGCGCGACGCCGACCCGGGCGGAGCAGGAGGCCGCCCGCCGCCGCCCCCTCGTGGCGAACACCAAGGAGGCCAAGGCCGCCGCGCGCGCCGAGCTCAACGAGCGCCGCGCCCGCGCCCAGGCGGGCCTCGCGGCCGGTGATGAGAAGTACCTCCCCGCCCGCGACAAGGGCCCGCAGCGCCGTTGGGTGCGCGACTACGTGGATGCCGGATGGCACCCCGCCGAGTTCGTGATGGGCGTCATGGTGCTCGTCATCCTCATCTCGCTCCTTCCGCCGAACCTCGCGATCGGCGGGTTCGCGATCGCCGGCTGGGCGTACCTCGTCATGATGGCGTACCTCGTCCTCGCGATCGGCGGCATGGTCTTCCTCGCGATCCGGGTCAAGCGCAAGGTGTCGGCGAAGTTCGGGGCCGAGCGGATGGAGCGCGGTCTGGGCTGGTACGCAGCCATGCGCTCCCTGCAGATGCGCTTCATGCGTCTTCCGAAGGCTCAGGTCAAGCGCGGACAGTACCCCGCCTGA
- a CDS encoding dipeptidase has product MTSPAQPGDQNLSSDREPALLEAAATGLPAALSDLGALVRIPGMAWPAFDQTQLERSAEAVAALAEGTGVFDDVRVLRAAIPGTDEVGQPAVLATRAARGGKPTILLYAHHDVQPPGDDALWETPPFEPTVRGGRLYGRGAADDKAGIMAHIASIRAAAEVIGDDLELGIAMFIEGEEEYGSRSFAQFLSDNKDALRADAIVVADSGNWDSVTPGLTVSLRGNARFTVRVRTLDHASHSGMFGGAVPDAMMATISMLSTLWNEDGSVAVEGMTERDAPTPDYAEETLREEAGLLPGTTPIGDGSILSRIWNKPSVTVIGIDATSVAAASNTLLPEVTVVISARVAPGQSGEDAYAALEAHLRAHAPYGAELTFSDVDLGNGFLVDTSGWAVALTRDAMRDGYGVAPVDLGVGGSIPFIADLVREFPEAQILVTGVEDPHSRAHSPNESLHLDTFRHAVATEALLLSRMNNIVV; this is encoded by the coding sequence ATGACATCTCCTGCCCAGCCCGGCGATCAGAACCTCTCCAGCGACCGCGAACCCGCGCTCCTCGAAGCCGCAGCGACGGGACTCCCCGCCGCGCTGAGCGACCTCGGCGCGCTCGTCCGGATCCCCGGCATGGCCTGGCCGGCCTTCGACCAGACGCAGCTCGAACGCAGCGCCGAGGCCGTCGCGGCTCTCGCCGAGGGCACAGGGGTCTTCGACGACGTGCGTGTGCTGCGGGCGGCGATCCCCGGGACCGACGAGGTCGGACAGCCCGCCGTGCTCGCCACTCGGGCGGCCCGGGGCGGCAAGCCCACGATCCTCCTCTACGCCCACCACGACGTGCAGCCTCCGGGCGACGACGCGCTCTGGGAGACGCCTCCGTTCGAGCCGACCGTGCGCGGCGGACGCCTCTACGGGCGAGGCGCCGCGGACGACAAGGCGGGCATCATGGCGCACATCGCCTCGATCCGCGCCGCCGCCGAGGTGATCGGTGACGATCTCGAGCTCGGCATCGCGATGTTCATCGAGGGGGAGGAGGAGTACGGCTCCCGCTCATTCGCGCAGTTCCTCTCCGACAACAAGGATGCGCTGCGCGCGGACGCGATCGTCGTGGCCGATTCCGGCAACTGGGACTCCGTGACCCCGGGGCTGACGGTCTCTCTGCGCGGCAACGCGCGTTTCACGGTCCGTGTCCGCACCCTCGACCACGCCTCGCACTCCGGCATGTTCGGCGGAGCGGTGCCCGACGCCATGATGGCCACGATCTCGATGCTCTCGACCCTCTGGAACGAGGACGGATCGGTCGCTGTCGAGGGGATGACCGAGCGCGACGCACCCACCCCCGACTACGCGGAGGAGACGCTGCGCGAGGAAGCGGGACTCCTGCCGGGTACGACTCCGATCGGCGACGGCTCGATCCTCAGCCGCATCTGGAACAAGCCGTCGGTCACCGTCATCGGCATCGACGCCACCAGCGTGGCCGCCGCGTCGAACACCCTCCTGCCCGAGGTCACGGTCGTCATCAGCGCCCGCGTCGCCCCGGGGCAGTCCGGCGAGGACGCGTATGCCGCGCTCGAAGCGCACCTGCGCGCGCACGCGCCGTACGGCGCCGAGCTGACGTTCTCCGACGTGGACCTCGGCAACGGATTCCTCGTCGACACGAGCGGCTGGGCGGTCGCCCTCACGCGCGACGCGATGCGCGACGGCTACGGGGTCGCTCCTGTCGACCTCGGCGTCGGTGGATCGATCCCGTTCATCGCCGACCTCGTGCGCGAGTTCCCGGAGGCGCAGATCCTCGTCACCGGGGTGGAGGACCCGCACTCCCGCGCCCACAGCCCGAACGAATCACTGCACCTCGACACGTTCCGTCATGCCGTCGCGACCGAGGCCCTGCTGCTGTCGCGCATGAACAACATCGTCGTCTGA
- the erpA gene encoding iron-sulfur cluster insertion protein ErpA, whose protein sequence is MSDTALTPAETTQAHGVKLTDAAATKVKNLLEQEGRDDLRLRVAVQPGGCSGLIYQLYFDERFLEGDETVDFDGVEVIVDNMSVPYLDGASIDFKDTISEQGFTIDNPNAAGSCACGDSFH, encoded by the coding sequence ATGAGCGACACCGCGCTCACCCCCGCAGAGACCACCCAGGCGCACGGCGTGAAGCTGACCGACGCCGCCGCGACCAAGGTCAAGAACCTCCTCGAGCAGGAAGGGCGCGACGACCTCCGCCTGCGCGTCGCCGTTCAGCCCGGCGGATGCTCCGGACTGATCTACCAGCTGTACTTCGACGAGCGCTTCCTCGAGGGCGACGAGACCGTCGACTTCGACGGCGTCGAGGTCATCGTCGACAACATGAGCGTGCCGTACCTCGACGGCGCGTCGATCGATTTCAAGGACACGATCTCGGAGCAGGGCTTCACGATCGACAACCCGAACGCAGCAGGCAGCTGCGCCTGCGGCGACAGCTTCCACTGA
- the coxB gene encoding cytochrome c oxidase subunit II, with protein sequence MPSKRRLRWVALPLGVATAVALAGCTATELNGYLPGFVEGEPAVTNQTERVSSLWVNSWIVLLAVGVITWALMAWAAIAYRRRKGQTGLPVQMRYNMPIEIFYTVVPLILVLGMFFFTARDQAAIETKWDDPDVEITAIAKQWAWDFQYDGEEDDNSDAVWTMGIQAQPDAAGNIDQDQLPTLVLPVDQKVTINLQSRDVIHSFWIIDFLYKKDMYIGKDNSWSFIPTRVGEYSGKCAELCGEYHSMMLFNVKVVEQDEYDAYLQSLEEEGNTGDITDAYDRLSNLPGTTGQNDSEEGEE encoded by the coding sequence GTGCCCTCGAAACGCCGCCTTCGTTGGGTCGCTCTTCCCCTGGGAGTAGCGACAGCCGTGGCCCTGGCGGGATGTACTGCCACCGAGCTGAACGGCTACCTCCCGGGCTTCGTGGAGGGTGAGCCGGCCGTCACCAACCAGACCGAGCGCGTCTCGTCGCTCTGGGTCAACTCCTGGATCGTCCTCCTCGCCGTCGGCGTCATCACCTGGGCGCTCATGGCCTGGGCCGCGATCGCGTACCGCCGCCGCAAGGGGCAGACCGGCCTGCCGGTGCAGATGCGCTACAACATGCCGATCGAGATCTTCTACACGGTCGTGCCGCTGATCCTCGTGCTCGGCATGTTCTTCTTCACGGCGCGCGACCAGGCGGCGATCGAGACCAAGTGGGACGACCCCGACGTCGAGATCACCGCGATCGCCAAGCAGTGGGCATGGGACTTCCAGTACGACGGCGAAGAGGACGACAACTCCGACGCCGTGTGGACCATGGGCATCCAGGCGCAGCCGGATGCGGCGGGCAACATCGACCAGGATCAGCTGCCCACCCTGGTGCTGCCGGTCGACCAGAAGGTCACCATCAACCTGCAGTCCCGCGACGTCATCCACTCCTTCTGGATCATCGACTTCCTCTACAAGAAGGACATGTACATCGGGAAGGACAATTCCTGGTCCTTCATCCCGACCCGTGTCGGCGAGTACTCCGGCAAGTGCGCCGAGCTCTGCGGCGAGTACCACTCGATGATGCTCTTCAACGTGAAGGTCGTCGAGCAGGACGAATACGACGCCTACCTCCAGTCTCTCGAGGAGGAAGGCAACACCGGCGACATCACGGACGCCTACGACCGTCTGTCGAACCTGCCCGGCACCACCGGCCAGAACGACTCCGAGGAAGGAGAGGAGTAA
- the ctaD gene encoding cytochrome c oxidase subunit I produces the protein MSTTEAPRTDEAPRSRPTTLPARQAALMSSSRVEQKGNIVVKWITSTDHKTIGYMYLIASVLFFLLGGVMALVIRAELFAPGMQIVPTKEQYNQLFTMHGTIMLLMFATPLFAGFANAILPLQIGAPDVAFPRLNAFAFWLFLFGSTIAVAGFLTPQGAASFGWFAYQPLASASFSPGAGGNLWMLGLGISGFGTILGAVNFITTIITMRAPGMTMWRMPIFSWNTLITSLLILMAFPVLAAAIFAAGADRVLGAHIYDPQNGGVLLWQHLFWFFGHPEVYIIALPFFGIVSEVFPVFSRKPIFGYKTLVYATIAIAALSVAVWAHHMYVTGSVLLPFFALMTMLIAVPTGVKIFNWIGTLWRGSVTFETPMVFALGFLVSFVFGGLTGVILAAPPLDFHLSDSYFVVAHFHYVVFGTVVFAMFSGFYFWWPKWTGRMLNERLGYVHFWMLFIGFHMTFLIQHWLGVDGMVRRYADYSEADGWTWGNQVSTIGAIILGASMLPFFLNVWITARKAPKVTVNDPWGYGASLEWATSCPPPRHNFTSIPRIRSERPAFDLNHPEAAEFATTAPGEREGH, from the coding sequence ATGTCGACCACTGAAGCACCCCGCACCGACGAGGCCCCTCGCTCCCGTCCCACCACTCTGCCCGCGCGTCAGGCCGCTCTGATGAGCTCGTCGCGCGTCGAGCAGAAGGGCAACATCGTCGTCAAGTGGATCACCTCCACCGACCACAAGACGATCGGGTACATGTACCTCATCGCCTCGGTGCTGTTCTTCCTCCTCGGCGGCGTGATGGCGCTCGTCATCCGTGCCGAGCTGTTCGCGCCGGGCATGCAGATCGTGCCGACGAAGGAGCAGTACAACCAGCTGTTCACGATGCACGGCACGATCATGCTGCTCATGTTCGCGACGCCGCTGTTCGCCGGCTTCGCGAACGCCATCCTGCCCCTGCAGATCGGCGCGCCCGACGTCGCGTTCCCGCGTCTCAACGCGTTCGCGTTCTGGCTCTTCCTCTTCGGCTCGACCATCGCCGTCGCCGGCTTCCTCACCCCGCAGGGTGCGGCGTCGTTCGGCTGGTTCGCCTACCAGCCTCTCGCGAGCGCTTCGTTCTCGCCCGGCGCGGGTGGCAACCTCTGGATGCTGGGACTCGGCATCTCGGGCTTCGGAACCATCCTCGGCGCGGTGAACTTCATCACCACCATCATCACGATGCGCGCTCCGGGTATGACGATGTGGCGCATGCCTATCTTCTCGTGGAACACGCTCATCACGAGCCTGCTGATCCTCATGGCGTTCCCGGTGCTCGCCGCCGCGATCTTCGCCGCCGGAGCAGACCGTGTGCTCGGCGCTCACATCTACGACCCGCAGAACGGCGGCGTGCTCCTCTGGCAGCACCTGTTCTGGTTCTTCGGTCACCCCGAGGTCTACATCATCGCGCTGCCGTTCTTCGGCATCGTGTCCGAGGTCTTCCCGGTCTTCAGCCGCAAGCCGATCTTCGGATACAAGACGCTGGTCTACGCGACCATCGCGATCGCTGCCCTCTCTGTCGCCGTGTGGGCGCACCACATGTACGTGACCGGCTCGGTCCTGCTGCCGTTCTTCGCGCTCATGACGATGCTCATCGCGGTTCCGACGGGTGTGAAGATCTTCAACTGGATCGGCACGCTCTGGCGAGGGTCCGTGACCTTCGAGACCCCGATGGTCTTCGCCCTCGGCTTCCTCGTGTCGTTCGTCTTCGGCGGTCTGACCGGCGTGATCCTCGCGGCCCCGCCGCTCGACTTCCACCTCAGCGACTCGTACTTCGTCGTCGCCCACTTCCACTACGTGGTGTTCGGTACCGTCGTGTTCGCGATGTTCTCGGGCTTCTACTTCTGGTGGCCGAAGTGGACAGGTCGCATGCTGAACGAGCGTCTCGGGTACGTGCACTTCTGGATGCTGTTCATCGGTTTCCACATGACCTTCCTCATCCAGCACTGGCTGGGCGTGGACGGCATGGTTCGTCGCTACGCGGACTACTCCGAGGCCGACGGCTGGACCTGGGGCAACCAGGTATCGACGATCGGTGCGATCATCCTCGGTGCGTCCATGCTGCCGTTCTTCCTCAACGTGTGGATCACGGCCCGCAAGGCGCCGAAGGTCACGGTCAACGACCCGTGGGGCTACGGCGCATCGCTCGAGTGGGCGACGTCCTGCCCGCCGCCGCGTCACAACTTCACCTCGATCCCGCGTATCCGCAGCGAGCGGCCCGCATTCGATCTGAACCACCCGGAGGCAGCCGAGTTCGCTACCACCGCCCCCGGCGAGCGAGAGGGCCACTGA
- a CDS encoding cytochrome c oxidase subunit 4, with product MRDNVILWWILTAFFALMGVVYTGWHILATPSDNFAMRIEWVGTVALFFAAFMGAMVAFYLDRTHKAQKGELPEDILTSDIDDGDPELGEFSPWSWWPLVLAASAGVFVVGLAVGHFLLPIGLAIFVVAIVGWVYEYYRGNFAR from the coding sequence ATGCGCGACAACGTCATTCTCTGGTGGATCCTCACCGCGTTCTTCGCGCTGATGGGTGTGGTGTACACCGGCTGGCACATCCTTGCGACGCCGTCCGACAACTTCGCCATGCGCATCGAATGGGTCGGTACCGTGGCGCTGTTCTTCGCCGCCTTCATGGGTGCGATGGTGGCGTTCTACCTCGACCGCACGCACAAGGCGCAGAAGGGTGAGCTCCCCGAAGACATCCTGACGAGCGACATCGATGACGGCGACCCCGAGCTCGGCGAGTTCAGCCCGTGGTCCTGGTGGCCTCTCGTGCTCGCGGCCTCGGCCGGAGTCTTCGTGGTCGGCCTCGCAGTCGGACACTTCCTGCTCCCGATCGGCCTGGCGATCTTCGTGGTCGCGATCGTCGGCTGGGTCTACGAGTACTACCGCGGCAACTTCGCCCGCTGA
- a CDS encoding rhodanese-like domain-containing protein — MMDRAAYYATKLAAETDASDAYAAQQRGERVVIVDVRSDEAWAQGRVAGAVHMHYSEIAARAPQEVAKDATVIVYCWSPGCNAGAKGASEFAALGYDVKEMIGGFEYWVREGYPVEDADGVHRRPVDPLTGVARIRTRA, encoded by the coding sequence ATGATGGATCGAGCCGCCTACTACGCCACGAAACTCGCCGCGGAGACGGACGCGAGCGATGCCTATGCCGCGCAGCAGCGCGGAGAGCGCGTCGTCATCGTCGATGTCCGATCAGACGAGGCCTGGGCCCAGGGACGCGTGGCCGGGGCAGTGCATATGCACTACAGCGAGATCGCCGCTCGTGCTCCCCAGGAGGTCGCGAAGGATGCCACCGTGATCGTCTACTGCTGGAGCCCTGGATGCAACGCGGGCGCCAAGGGAGCATCGGAGTTCGCAGCGCTCGGCTACGACGTCAAGGAGATGATCGGCGGGTTCGAGTACTGGGTGCGCGAGGGGTATCCCGTGGAGGATGCCGATGGCGTCCACCGGCGACCGGTCGACCCTCTCACCGGAGTCGCTCGCATCCGCACCCGCGCCTGA
- a CDS encoding GNAT family N-acetyltransferase: protein MTTTIREARAEDAEVVQTIEAVADTLLVEALGAPEWPPPADGTERIGQPGYVLLLEENVDSSPVGFVHVLDADGAAHLEQLSVLPGHGRRGHGRRLVEAALEEARRRGYSRMTLRTYAEIPWNAPFYASCGFKESIPESGFHRQLVETEADLGLERYGRRLQMTILL, encoded by the coding sequence ATGACGACGACGATCCGGGAGGCACGTGCCGAGGATGCCGAGGTCGTCCAGACGATCGAGGCCGTCGCCGACACACTCCTCGTCGAAGCGCTCGGCGCACCCGAATGGCCGCCGCCCGCGGACGGGACCGAGCGCATCGGACAGCCGGGGTACGTTCTCCTCCTCGAGGAGAACGTAGACTCCTCCCCCGTCGGCTTCGTGCACGTGCTGGATGCCGACGGCGCCGCTCACCTGGAACAGCTGTCGGTTCTGCCCGGGCACGGGCGCCGCGGCCACGGACGACGTCTCGTCGAGGCCGCGCTGGAGGAGGCTCGCCGCCGCGGGTACTCCCGTATGACGCTCCGCACGTACGCGGAGATCCCCTGGAACGCCCCGTTCTATGCCTCGTGCGGATTCAAGGAGAGCATTCCCGAATCCGGATTCCACCGGCAGCTCGTCGAGACGGAGGCGGACCTCGGACTGGAACGGTACGGTCGGCGGCTGCAGATGACGATCCTGCTCTGA
- a CDS encoding Rid family hydrolase: MSSVVRLIRSDSLAAAPYAYAATAPADARLIFLAGACPLADDGTTVAPGDYAAQAARCVETLQHALDASGAHLTDVVSTRVLVASTEQRDLVAAWDVIHAAFGAHDVPSTLLGVTVLGYDDQLVEIEAIAAVPGDLR; the protein is encoded by the coding sequence ATGAGCTCCGTCGTCCGTCTCATCCGCTCCGACTCTCTCGCCGCGGCTCCGTACGCGTACGCGGCCACCGCCCCGGCAGACGCTCGCCTCATCTTCCTGGCCGGCGCGTGTCCGCTCGCCGACGACGGGACGACGGTCGCGCCCGGCGACTACGCCGCCCAGGCCGCGCGCTGTGTGGAGACCCTGCAGCACGCTCTCGACGCCAGCGGAGCCCACCTGACCGATGTCGTCAGCACTCGGGTCCTGGTGGCCTCAACCGAGCAGCGGGACCTCGTCGCCGCCTGGGATGTGATCCATGCCGCCTTCGGCGCCCACGACGTGCCCAGCACTCTCCTCGGGGTGACCGTGCTCGGCTATGACGATCAGCTCGTCGAGATCGAAGCGATCGCGGCCGTGCCGGGAGACCTGCGATGA